In the Setaria italica strain Yugu1 chromosome VI, Setaria_italica_v2.0, whole genome shotgun sequence genome, one interval contains:
- the LOC101772888 gene encoding LOW QUALITY PROTEIN: cytochrome P450 71A1-like (The sequence of the model RefSeq protein was modified relative to this genomic sequence to represent the inferred CDS: deleted 1 base in 1 codon) → MENTTATSMTPPSPLPYTNTLMHTKFLLVLLPVISSVLLLLGARRGKKWPAVVGNGNRLPPSPWRLPVIGNLHQLGRLPHRSLRALAASHGPVMLLRLGQVPAVVVSSADAAREVMQAQDHVFASRPSLTIPRRLLYGCTDIAFAPHGPYWRGARKMSVRHLLSPARVRACRAVREQEVAALVRRVAEHGAGVVRLSELLNGFAKDVAGRIVLGVRAAGDSGWRARVDALLEESNALLAAFHVGDYVPWLSWVSAVDGTDARVRRAFQRIDRILDEIVDAAAATGGEISPSSAVEEADGEAFIHVLLSLQQKDDEAPGTAEWRLTRDNVKALLEDLFGAGTEATIIVLEWAMAELLRNKEAMHKLQLEVRRQARTTSNHSNLIREQDLPGMEYLRAVIKETMRLHTPGPLLLPHKSMEATRLGGGRYDVPSGTTVIVNAWAIGRDPSAWESPEEFRPERFVGSAVDFRGRHFQLIPFGAGRRMCPGVNLAMAVVELALANLVARFDWALPDGEPVMDMEETPGCTSWKRAPLRAVATQHYC, encoded by the exons ATGGAGAACACAACAGCAACCAGCATGACGCCACCATCGCCGCTCCCATATACTAACACGCTCATGCACACCAAgttcctcctcgtgctccttcCCGTCATCTCATCCGTGTTGTTGCTACTCGGTGCACGTCGCGGCAAGAAATGGCCGGCGGTGGTCGGCAATGGCAACCGCCTGCCGCCCTCTCCGTGGAGACTC CCCGTCATCGGCAACCTCCACCAGCTCGGCCGCCTCCCTCACCGCTCGCTGCGCGCGCTCGCCGCGTCGCACGGCCCCGTCATGCTCCTCCGCCTCGGGCAGgtgcccgccgtcgtcgtctcatCGGCGGACGCCGCGCGGGAGGTGATGCAGGCGCAGGACCACGTGTTCGCCAGCCGGCCCTCGCTCACCATCCCGAGGAGGCTCCTGTACGGCTGCACCGACATCGCCTTCGCGCCACACGGGCCCTACTGGCGCGGCGCGCGCAAGATGAGCGTGCGCCACCTCTTGAGCCCGGCGAGGGTGCGCGCCTGCCGCGCCGTCCgggagcaggaggtggcggcgctggtcCGGAGAGTCGCCGAgcacggcgccggcgtcgtGCGGCTTAGCGAGCTCCTGAACGGCTTCGCCAAGGACGTCGCCGGCAGGATCGTGCTCGGggtgcgcgccgccggcgacagcgGGTGGCGCGCCAGGGTGGACGCGCTGCTGGAGGAGAGCAACGCGCTGCTCGCCGCGTTCCATGTCGGCGACTACGTTCCGTGGCTCTCGTGGGTCAGCGCCGTCGACGGCACCGACGCCAGGGTGCGGAGGGCATTCCAGAGGATCGACCGGATCCTCGACGAGATcgtggacgccgccgcggcaaCGGGCGGCGAGATCTCACCGTCTTCAGCGGTAGAAGAAGCGGATGGCGAGGCATTCATCCACGTGTTGCTGTCGCTCCAGCAGAAGGACGACGAAGCTCCTGGGACAGCGGAGTGGCGCCTCACCAGGGACAACGTCAAGGCTCTCTTAGAG GACTTGTTCGGCGCCGGGACAGAGGCAACGATCATCGTCTTGGAGTGGGCCATGGCGGAGCTGCTCCGGAACAAGGAAGCCATGCACAAGCTGCAACTCGAGGTGAGACGACAAGCTCGGACCACCAGCAACCATAGCAACCTGATCAGGGAGCAAGACCTGCCGGGAATGGAGTACCTGAGGGCCGTGATCAAGGAGACGATGCGCCTGCACACGCCGGGTCCCCTGCTGCTCCCGCACAAGTCGATGGAGGCCAcccggctcggcggcggccggtacGACGTCCCCAGCGGCACCACGGTGATCGTGAACGCGTGGGCCATCGGCAGGGACCCGTCGGCGTGGGAGTCGCCGGAGGAGTTCCGGCCGGAGAGGTTCGTCGGCAGTGCGGTGGACTTCCGGGGCCGGCACTTCCAGCTGATCCCGttcggcgccgggcggcggatGTGCCCCGGGGTGAACCTCGCCATGGCCGTCGTGGAGCTCGCGCTCGCCAACCTCGTGGCGCGGTTCGACTGGGCGCTGCCGGACGGCGAGCCGGTGATGGACATGGAGGAGACGCCCGGGTGCACGTCGTGGAAGAGGGCCCCGCTCCGCGCCGTTGCCACGCAGCACTATTGTTAA